The Verrucomicrobiia bacterium genome window below encodes:
- a CDS encoding SCO family protein, giving the protein MRQFVFLILFAIAGQGFAAQRNVGSATNQQVFNVTGLVVEVTPEEKSIRIKHDEIPGYMPPMTMSFDVKDTNELAGVEAGHPVSFRMIVTENYGWIDQVKVTGPKRNDPPTTGPFRLVRDVEPLEVGDRLPPYSFTNQAGKVFSTDDFKGKVWAINFLFTRCPFPTFCPQTARYFGETQAKLLASEFAPTNWHLLSLSFDPEFDTPQVLSRFAEYYEAKPAQWTFATGALIDVTAICDQLGLKFSRDERGGFDHNLRTVVIDADGRVKKIFIGNEWNPEVLAAEMTAALRAHQAPRQAR; this is encoded by the coding sequence ATGCGCCAGTTTGTATTTCTGATCCTTTTTGCCATCGCAGGGCAGGGCTTCGCAGCTCAGCGCAACGTGGGCAGCGCCACGAACCAGCAGGTCTTCAACGTCACCGGTCTCGTTGTTGAAGTGACCCCGGAAGAAAAGTCCATACGGATCAAGCACGACGAAATCCCCGGTTACATGCCTCCGATGACAATGTCGTTCGACGTGAAGGACACGAACGAACTCGCAGGAGTCGAGGCAGGGCATCCCGTGAGCTTCCGCATGATCGTGACGGAGAATTATGGCTGGATTGATCAAGTGAAGGTGACTGGGCCGAAACGAAACGATCCGCCGACGACGGGGCCGTTCCGGCTCGTCCGAGACGTCGAGCCGCTGGAGGTCGGGGATCGGCTTCCGCCTTACAGTTTTACGAACCAAGCTGGAAAGGTTTTCAGCACGGATGATTTCAAAGGCAAAGTGTGGGCGATCAACTTCCTCTTCACCCGCTGTCCGTTTCCGACGTTCTGCCCGCAGACCGCGCGTTACTTTGGGGAGACCCAGGCGAAATTGCTCGCATCCGAATTCGCACCCACAAACTGGCACCTGCTTTCGCTGTCTTTCGATCCAGAGTTTGACACTCCGCAAGTCCTCAGCCGTTTCGCGGAATACTACGAGGCGAAGCCGGCACAGTGGACGTTTGCGACTGGCGCTCTGATTGACGTGACCGCCATCTGCGATCAACTGGGGCTCAAATTCTCGCGCGACGAACGCGGCGGTTTCGACCACAACCTTCGGACGGTGGTGATCGATGCAGACGGGCGCGTGAAGAAGATTTTCATCGGCAACGAGTGGAACCCGGAAGTGCTCGCCGCCGAGATGACCGCTGCGCTGCGTGCGCACCAGGCGCCTAGGCAGGCACGGTAG